From one Pagrus major chromosome 21, Pma_NU_1.0 genomic stretch:
- the LOC141017149 gene encoding tissue factor-like: MASLKNVLRLGVCLFAWIISTADSAVPTAENVRWVSLDFKTILTWTVKEPNHKFTILYSVGDEDWQESQDCIQVSELECELTNDLQPFDRNYSADIQTDTTDDDYTADEPPHTISTIFNPYKESNISAVKFTVKSVDKNRVIVNITDPLTSIHQRLKQLSIRDIFKHDLKYKISYYKSGSTGKRDITSDTSEAEVPNLDEGQGYCFMVAAFIPSRPKNTQLGAWSGQLCTRGGPGGVTDLSLGAWVGAIFVLLTVLIIIITVTVLCCRRRRERNSFQTSQSSAPI; the protein is encoded by the exons ATGGCATCTCTGAAAAATGTGCTTCGTCTGGGAGTCTGTCTGTTTGCTTGGATCATCAGTACTGCTG ATAGTGCTGTGCCCACAGCAGAGAATGTTCGCTGGGTGTCTCTGGACTTTAAAACCATCCTCACCTGGACCGTCAAAGAACCTAACCACAAATTCACCATCCTGTACTCTGT GGGTGATGAAGACTGGCAGGAGAGTCAGGACTGCATCCAAGTGTCAGAGTTAGAATGCGAACTGACCAATGATCTTCAACCCTTTGACAG GAACTACTCTGCGGACATTCAAACAGACACCACGGATGATGACTATACCGCTGATGAACCCCCTCATACTATTTCCACAATCTTCAACCCCTATAAAGAGA GTAACATCAGTGCTGTAAAATTCACTGTGAAGTCTGTAGACAAGAACCGAGTCATTGTCAACATCACAGATCCTCTAACCAGTATCCATCAGCGTCTGAAGCAGCTCAGCATCAGAGACATCTTCAAACATGACCTCAAGTACAAGATCAGCTACTACAAGTCTGGGAGCACAGGCAAG AGAGACATCACATCTGACACCAGTGAGGCAGAGGTTCCGAACCTGGATGAAGGACAGGGTTACTGCTTCATGGTGGCAGCTTTCATCCCCTCAAGACCCAAGAACACCCAGTTGGGAGCCTGGAGCGGACAGTTGTGTACACGTGGAGGCCCTGGCGGTGTGACAG ACTTGAGTCTTGGTGCGTGGGTTGGTGCGATCTTCGTCTTGCTAACagtcctcatcatcatcattacggTGACGGTCCTCTGCTGCAGACGCCGCCGAGAAAGAAACAGCTTCCAAACATCTCAATCATCAGCACCTatttag